From a single Lactococcus allomyrinae genomic region:
- the ligA gene encoding NAD-dependent DNA ligase LigA encodes MNIESRIKELTELLNKYAYEYYTLDRPSVEDDEYDRLYHELVALESDNPQLIRADSPTHRTGDVILDGFEKFRHPYNLYSLGDVFSREELAVWEERVRKDIPNPEYICELKIDGLSLSLYYEEGILVTAATRGDGLVGENITENVKRIKDVPLQLSEPIDIVVRGEAYLPRTNFSKLNAERELEGLAAFANPRNAAAGTLRQLDTKVVAKRGLATFLYQEASDATNDTQEEVLEYFVRLGFQVNPVRKFARNMDEIWEFIEQATLLRDELAYDIDGVVVKVNNLAQQEELGFTVKAPRWAIAYKFPAEVAETEILDVEWTVGRTGVVTPTAVMTPVLLAQTVVARATLHNVDYIKEKDIRKHDKVLIYKAGDIIPKVSRVLFEERESAKRKRKRQRVTRTVWTRFERRIVRKWTVFSERIDNQLDIPTKCPECDSKLLHFEDEVALRCVNPLCPAQIREKLIHFASRDAMNIVGLGPSVISQLFDKKLVADVADLYQLKAEKLAELDKIQMKSAQKIVDAIGSSRENSSEKLLFGLGIRHVGAKAAKLLLERFGNLRQLSLATEEEIAEIPSLGGVIATALTTYFATDGAKQLLDELENAGLNFNYLGAVSTDGILSGKTVVLTGKLMTLKRAEAKAKLESLGANVSGSVSKKTDLVVAGEDAGSKLAKAQELGIEIWSEQDLLDL; translated from the coding sequence ATGAATATCGAGTCAAGAATTAAAGAATTAACAGAGTTACTTAATAAATATGCTTACGAATATTATACGTTAGATAGGCCGTCTGTAGAGGATGATGAGTATGACCGCCTTTATCATGAACTTGTTGCATTAGAGAGTGATAATCCACAGTTGATACGGGCTGATTCGCCAACTCATAGGACTGGCGATGTGATATTGGATGGTTTTGAGAAGTTTCGGCATCCGTACAACCTTTATAGTTTGGGGGATGTTTTTTCTCGTGAAGAATTAGCGGTTTGGGAAGAACGTGTTCGTAAAGATATTCCTAATCCAGAATATATTTGTGAATTAAAAATTGATGGTCTTTCTCTCTCCCTTTATTATGAAGAAGGGATATTGGTTACTGCAGCGACACGGGGTGATGGTCTAGTTGGGGAAAATATTACTGAGAATGTAAAGAGGATAAAGGATGTGCCTCTTCAACTGTCTGAGCCGATTGATATCGTGGTACGTGGTGAGGCTTATTTGCCTAGAACGAATTTTTCTAAGTTAAATGCCGAACGTGAACTGGAAGGTTTGGCGGCTTTTGCTAATCCTAGAAATGCTGCGGCAGGAACATTGCGACAGTTGGATACAAAAGTTGTAGCAAAACGCGGTTTGGCAACTTTTCTCTATCAAGAAGCTAGTGATGCTACAAATGACACTCAAGAGGAGGTACTTGAGTATTTCGTGCGGCTTGGTTTTCAAGTGAATCCTGTGCGGAAATTTGCACGCAATATGGATGAGATTTGGGAATTTATAGAGCAAGCAACCCTGCTAAGAGATGAACTTGCTTATGATATTGATGGTGTGGTTGTAAAAGTAAACAATCTTGCACAACAAGAGGAACTTGGTTTTACTGTAAAAGCACCAAGATGGGCGATTGCTTATAAGTTTCCTGCTGAGGTTGCTGAAACAGAAATTTTAGATGTAGAGTGGACAGTAGGACGTACAGGAGTTGTTACTCCGACAGCAGTAATGACACCTGTGCTTCTTGCACAAACAGTGGTAGCTCGTGCAACTTTGCATAATGTAGACTATATCAAAGAGAAAGATATTCGTAAACACGATAAAGTATTGATTTATAAGGCGGGAGATATCATCCCTAAAGTGAGTCGTGTACTTTTTGAAGAGCGGGAGTCGGCTAAACGTAAACGTAAAAGACAGAGGGTCACAAGGACAGTTTGGACAAGGTTTGAAAGACGTATTGTGAGGAAATGGACTGTTTTTTCGGAAAGAATAGATAACCAGCTTGATATTCCAACGAAGTGTCCAGAGTGTGATTCGAAGTTGCTCCATTTTGAGGATGAAGTGGCATTGCGCTGTGTCAATCCTCTTTGTCCTGCGCAAATACGAGAAAAATTGATTCATTTTGCTAGTCGTGATGCGATGAATATCGTGGGACTTGGACCGTCGGTTATTTCACAATTATTTGATAAGAAATTGGTAGCGGATGTGGCGGATTTATATCAGTTGAAGGCTGAAAAACTGGCTGAATTGGACAAGATTCAGATGAAATCTGCTCAGAAAATTGTTGATGCGATAGGAAGTAGTCGTGAAAATTCTTCTGAAAAGTTACTTTTTGGTTTGGGGATTCGTCATGTTGGTGCAAAAGCTGCTAAACTACTCTTAGAGCGCTTTGGTAATTTACGACAATTATCTTTGGCAACTGAGGAGGAGATTGCGGAGATCCCGTCTTTAGGTGGGGTAATTGCGACAGCACTTACAACGTATTTTGCAACTGATGGAGCAAAGCAATTACTAGATGAACTTGAAAATGCCGGTCTTAATTTTAATTATTTGGGTGCTGTCAGTACTGATGGAATTTTATCAGGGAAAACAGTGGTGCTGACAGGAAAATTAATGACACTGAAGCGTGCTGAAGCTAAAGCAAAGCTTGAAAGCTTGGGAGCGAATGTATCGGGTTCGGTTTCTAAGAAAACAGACCTTGTGGTGGCTGGTGAGGATGCTGGTTCGAAGTTGGCTAAAGCTCAGGAATTGGGTATTGAAATTTGGTCAGAACAAGATTTGTTGGATTTGTAG
- a CDS encoding diacylglycerol kinase family lipid kinase, which produces MKARLIYNPTSGQEIIKKHIADILNRLEEYGYETSAYQTTPEPKSAEIEAARATEAGFDLIIAAGGDGTINEVVSGLAPFEKRPRLAIVPTGTTNDFARALKIPRGKPLEAIEIIGKNQVLSIDVGHSTRGLAEEDKYFINIAAGGGLTELTYSVPSHLKTAFGYLAYLAKGAELLPRVRKAPVRITHDNGVFEGDISMFFAALTNSVGGFEKIAPDAKLDDGLFTLILVKTDNLFELMALLAIVANGKHLDDINIEYIKTSMIEIEPMAGQRMLLNLDGEYGGDAPVRFDNLKGHIDMYVNLDEINDDHYIGDEDTLALEAVAQRFAEETSKIKDED; this is translated from the coding sequence ATGAAGGCAAGATTGATTTATAATCCGACGTCGGGTCAAGAAATCATCAAAAAACATATTGCAGATATTCTTAATCGACTTGAAGAATATGGTTATGAAACGAGTGCGTATCAAACGACGCCAGAGCCTAAATCAGCAGAAATTGAAGCTGCACGAGCAACAGAGGCTGGTTTTGATTTGATTATTGCGGCTGGTGGTGATGGAACGATTAATGAAGTAGTTTCAGGTCTTGCTCCCTTTGAAAAGCGCCCAAGACTTGCTATTGTGCCGACTGGGACGACGAATGATTTTGCTAGAGCTTTGAAAATTCCACGAGGGAAACCGCTTGAAGCGATAGAAATTATTGGTAAGAATCAGGTATTGAGTATTGATGTTGGTCATTCCACGCGTGGTCTTGCTGAAGAGGATAAATACTTTATCAACATTGCGGCTGGCGGTGGGCTTACTGAGCTGACATACAGTGTACCTAGTCATCTGAAAACAGCTTTTGGTTATCTTGCTTATTTGGCAAAAGGGGCAGAACTTTTGCCACGAGTCAGAAAAGCTCCTGTGCGTATTACACACGATAATGGTGTTTTTGAAGGTGATATTTCAATGTTTTTCGCAGCATTGACTAATTCTGTAGGTGGTTTTGAGAAAATTGCACCAGATGCAAAGTTGGATGATGGACTATTTACCTTGATTTTGGTCAAAACAGATAATCTTTTTGAGCTGATGGCTTTGCTTGCGATTGTTGCAAATGGGAAACATTTGGATGATATCAATATTGAGTATATCAAGACGAGCATGATTGAGATTGAGCCGATGGCGGGTCAGCGGATGTTACTTAATTTGGATGGTGAGTATGGTGGAGATGCGCCTGTGAGATTTGACAACCTCAAGGGACATATTGATATGTATGTCAATCTTGATGAAATTAATGATGACCATTATATTGGCGATGAAGACACACTAGCACTTGAAGCTGTGGCGCAACGGTTTGCAGAAGAAACGAGTAAAATCAAAGATGAAGATTAA
- a CDS encoding ABC transporter ATP-binding protein: MTTLSLDKIYKKYPNATQYAVEDFNLDVKDKEFIVFVGPSGCGKSTTLRMIAGLEDISEGEFKIDDKVMNDVAPKDRDIAMVFQNYALYPHMTVFDNMAFGLKLRKYKKDEIKKRVDEAAAILGLTDMLDRKPADLSGGQRQRVAMGRAIVRDAKVFLMDEPLSNLDAKLRVSMRTEIAKIHRRIGATTIYVTHDQTEAMTLADRIVIMSSSPNVDKTGTVGRIEQVGSPQELYNEPASKFVAGFIGSPAMNFFEVTVNGNKLSNGEGLSIEMPEGKEKLLKDQGYNGKKVWLGVRPEDISAGELQAQAYPDSRVDAEVVVSELLGAETMLYLKTGSTEFVSRVEARDFRNPGEKLTVTLNLNKAHFFDVDTEKRITE; the protein is encoded by the coding sequence ATGACAACACTTAGCTTAGACAAGATTTACAAAAAATATCCTAATGCAACTCAGTATGCAGTAGAAGATTTTAACTTAGATGTTAAAGATAAAGAATTTATCGTCTTTGTAGGGCCTTCAGGATGTGGTAAATCAACTACTTTGCGTATGATTGCTGGTTTGGAAGATATTTCAGAAGGTGAATTCAAAATTGATGATAAAGTCATGAATGATGTGGCACCAAAGGATCGTGATATTGCGATGGTTTTCCAAAACTATGCCCTTTATCCACATATGACTGTTTTTGATAACATGGCTTTCGGGCTTAAATTACGTAAATATAAAAAAGATGAAATTAAAAAACGTGTCGATGAAGCAGCTGCAATTCTTGGATTGACAGATATGCTCGACCGTAAACCTGCCGACTTGTCTGGTGGTCAACGTCAACGTGTGGCGATGGGACGTGCTATTGTGCGTGACGCTAAAGTCTTCCTTATGGATGAACCTTTGTCAAACTTAGATGCGAAACTTCGTGTATCCATGCGTACTGAAATCGCAAAAATTCACCGTCGTATTGGTGCAACAACAATTTATGTTACCCATGACCAAACAGAAGCGATGACACTTGCAGACCGTATCGTTATCATGTCTTCATCGCCAAATGTAGATAAGACTGGTACTGTTGGACGTATTGAACAAGTCGGTTCACCTCAAGAACTTTATAATGAACCTGCATCAAAATTTGTCGCAGGATTTATCGGAAGTCCAGCGATGAACTTTTTTGAAGTGACGGTCAATGGCAATAAATTATCTAATGGTGAAGGTCTCAGCATCGAAATGCCAGAAGGTAAAGAAAAATTACTTAAAGATCAAGGATACAATGGCAAAAAAGTATGGCTCGGTGTTCGTCCAGAAGATATTTCTGCAGGTGAGCTTCAAGCGCAAGCTTATCCTGATTCACGTGTAGATGCTGAAGTTGTCGTATCAGAGCTTCTCGGCGCAGAAACAATGCTCTATCTCAAGACAGGTTCAACTGAATTTGTTTCTCGTGTTGAAGCACGTGATTTCAGAAACCCAGGTGAAAAACTGACAGTAACATTGAACTTGAATAAAGCACATTTCTTTGATGTTGATACTGAAAAACGTATCACCGAATAA
- a CDS encoding transporter, giving the protein MKGVKKKYPCWIRWSLLIYSFIAFLVTVIYTAFHLYFFNIDWERYQDDNAYWTKANKILQHGVFRIKGQELALHSFLLIGLLFLGILVSVGLFVFARRTYYARTWTPLIATVGFMLPLIPFGTNVLLTLIIAYLFILVGSALSVSALKLL; this is encoded by the coding sequence ATGAAAGGAGTAAAAAAGAAATATCCATGCTGGATAAGATGGAGTTTGTTGATTTATAGTTTTATAGCATTTTTGGTTACAGTGATTTATACTGCTTTTCATCTATATTTTTTCAATATAGATTGGGAACGCTATCAAGATGACAATGCTTATTGGACTAAGGCTAATAAAATTTTGCAACATGGCGTTTTTAGGATAAAAGGTCAAGAACTTGCGTTACATTCATTTTTATTGATCGGTCTTTTATTTCTTGGGATTTTAGTTTCTGTTGGCCTTTTTGTCTTTGCTCGGAGGACTTATTATGCTCGCACATGGACACCATTGATTGCTACGGTTGGATTTATGCTTCCTTTAATTCCTTTCGGGACAAATGTTCTGTTGACATTGATTATTGCTTATCTATTTATTTTAGTAGGAAGTGCCTTGTCTGTGAGTGCTTTAAAATTACTTTAA
- the nifJ gene encoding pyruvate:ferredoxin (flavodoxin) oxidoreductase, which produces MKKTMDGNMAAAHIAYAFSEIAVIYPITPSSPMADYTDAWSVAGRKNIWGQTVKITEMQSEAGAAGAMHGVLKAGGIATTYTASQGLLLMLPNMYKMAGELLPTVIHVAARAVATGALNIFGDQSDVMSARSTGFAMLAESSVQEVMDLSAVAHLATIEGSVPFMNFFDGFRTSHEIQKIDVIDYEDLAPLINTDKLTAFRNRAMNPDHPTVSGTNQNADIYFQQRETVNAYYDVLPSIVQKYMNKINALRGTDYDLVNYYGACDATEVIVSMGSVAGTIEQTVDYLNSRGRKVGFLNIHLYRPFPTVNFLDKLPKSVQNIAVLDRTKESGSNGEPLFLDVQSALFDENVKVIGGRYGVGGKDTRPEHIVAVFDELLKAKSRRQFTIGITDDVTNLSLSVNSKLDLTPSDTFQAKFWGFGSDGTVGANKAAIKIIGDNTDKYVQAAFEYDSKKSGGLTISHLRFGDSPIKSEYMTATLDFVACHNTTYVRKYDLTKDLKVGGTLLLNTSWDDEHLSKNLPSKLKRYIGENQIKFYTIDAAKIARETGLDRRINTIMQVAFFKLAEVMPFDIAYEILKNDAQKYARKSPKIVEQNLNAMEMALDSLHEVHVPADWASAQERELKPILAASATKKYVFEIVNKTNAFEGDELSVQDLVDNGMTRGSSPLGTASYEKRGIALEVPEWNADACIQCNECAFVCPHAAIRPFLVDEDEWNVAPEGFQVMDYKGNDGLKYRIQVSVEDCTGCGLCVEACPKKGEALKMVPYESQQEQAVNWAFTQTLKTKENPMAGRLTAASTQFEKPLFEFSGACSGCGETPYIKLLTQMFGDRMMISNATGCSSIYGGTQATPYTTNDEGQGPAWSNSLFEDNAEYGYGMHMASVTRRQKLADEVLSVLTEMSEDLQLLAKDWATHLFDSEGTRARAEKFKALLKEELTALVDQEKTDEVADRKLSVLNAIYKQKDQFVKPTQWIFGGDGWAYDIGFGGLDHVIASGADVNILVMDNEVYANTGGQVSKATPASAIAQFAAGGKGGAKKDLGAMAMTYDDVYVAQIASGANMMQTIKAFDEAEKHKGPSLIIAYTPCISHGVYEGMHMVLDEAEHAVKSGYWQLYRYNPELESKGKNPMTLDFKKPDFSEVRGFLLKQSRFGNLLKINKAHAEALYDKATTDSRKRFIRYARLSGDLEKFLEREAKAKGETVEINQKPRRERTIDPEREARRAARKAQKLADKNK; this is translated from the coding sequence ATGAAAAAAACAATGGATGGAAACATGGCGGCGGCACATATTGCCTACGCTTTTTCAGAAATTGCTGTAATTTATCCGATTACTCCAAGTTCACCGATGGCAGATTACACGGATGCGTGGTCTGTGGCTGGGCGCAAAAACATTTGGGGACAAACGGTAAAAATTACAGAAATGCAATCAGAAGCCGGTGCAGCAGGTGCCATGCACGGTGTTCTCAAAGCAGGGGGAATTGCGACAACATATACGGCTTCACAAGGGCTGCTTTTGATGTTACCCAATATGTATAAAATGGCGGGCGAACTTTTACCAACGGTGATTCATGTGGCAGCGCGTGCGGTAGCAACGGGGGCGCTCAACATTTTTGGAGACCAGTCGGATGTAATGTCTGCACGTTCCACAGGGTTCGCCATGTTAGCTGAGTCAAGTGTACAAGAAGTGATGGATTTATCAGCCGTCGCACATTTAGCTACGATTGAGGGCTCAGTTCCTTTCATGAATTTCTTTGACGGTTTCAGGACGAGTCATGAGATTCAAAAAATTGATGTCATTGATTACGAGGATTTAGCGCCACTTATCAATACTGACAAACTGACAGCTTTTCGCAATCGTGCGATGAACCCTGATCATCCAACAGTTTCAGGAACCAATCAGAACGCTGATATTTATTTTCAACAACGAGAAACAGTCAATGCCTATTATGATGTGTTACCAAGCATTGTTCAAAAATACATGAACAAAATCAATGCGCTGCGTGGGACGGATTATGATTTAGTCAATTATTACGGTGCTTGTGATGCGACTGAGGTCATTGTCAGCATGGGGTCAGTCGCTGGGACGATTGAGCAGACAGTAGACTATCTGAATAGTAGAGGACGCAAAGTTGGATTTTTGAACATTCACTTGTATCGTCCATTTCCAACAGTAAATTTCCTTGATAAATTGCCGAAAAGTGTGCAAAATATTGCAGTGCTTGACCGTACAAAAGAGTCAGGTTCAAATGGTGAACCACTCTTTCTTGATGTGCAGTCTGCATTGTTTGACGAAAATGTAAAAGTCATCGGCGGACGCTACGGTGTGGGCGGAAAAGATACGCGTCCAGAGCATATTGTTGCAGTTTTTGATGAGCTTCTAAAGGCAAAATCTCGTCGGCAATTTACCATCGGAATCACTGATGACGTGACAAATTTGTCGCTGTCAGTGAATTCTAAACTTGATTTGACACCGTCAGATACTTTCCAAGCGAAATTTTGGGGCTTTGGCTCTGATGGAACAGTCGGGGCAAACAAAGCTGCCATCAAAATCATTGGTGATAACACAGATAAGTATGTGCAAGCAGCATTTGAGTACGATTCCAAAAAGTCAGGAGGGCTGACTATCAGCCATCTGCGCTTTGGCGACAGCCCCATCAAGTCAGAATACATGACTGCAACGCTTGATTTTGTCGCGTGCCACAATACGACTTATGTCAGAAAATATGATTTGACGAAAGATTTGAAAGTAGGTGGAACCCTTCTTTTAAATACCTCTTGGGATGATGAACATCTTTCAAAAAATTTGCCAAGCAAGTTGAAACGCTATATTGGCGAAAACCAGATTAAATTTTACACGATAGATGCGGCAAAAATCGCGAGAGAAACGGGATTAGACCGACGTATTAATACCATCATGCAAGTCGCATTTTTCAAACTGGCTGAGGTTATGCCTTTTGACATAGCTTATGAAATTCTGAAAAATGATGCACAAAAATACGCACGCAAATCGCCAAAAATTGTGGAGCAAAACCTAAATGCGATGGAAATGGCACTCGATTCTCTCCACGAAGTCCATGTTCCAGCAGATTGGGCAAGCGCACAGGAACGCGAATTAAAGCCAATTTTAGCCGCAAGTGCAACGAAAAAATACGTTTTCGAGATTGTCAACAAAACCAATGCTTTCGAGGGCGACGAGCTTTCTGTGCAAGATTTGGTGGATAATGGCATGACGAGAGGCAGCAGTCCGCTTGGGACGGCGAGTTACGAGAAGCGCGGCATTGCGCTTGAAGTCCCAGAGTGGAATGCAGATGCCTGCATTCAATGCAATGAGTGCGCTTTCGTCTGCCCGCACGCAGCGATACGCCCATTTCTCGTCGATGAAGATGAGTGGAATGTTGCACCAGAAGGCTTCCAAGTCATGGATTATAAGGGAAATGATGGTCTGAAATATCGGATACAAGTTTCTGTCGAAGACTGCACGGGATGTGGTTTATGTGTTGAAGCTTGTCCCAAAAAAGGTGAAGCGTTAAAAATGGTTCCTTATGAATCACAGCAGGAACAAGCGGTTAATTGGGCTTTTACGCAAACTTTGAAAACAAAAGAAAATCCAATGGCTGGGCGACTCACAGCTGCAAGTACGCAGTTTGAAAAACCTTTGTTTGAGTTTTCAGGTGCTTGTTCAGGTTGTGGCGAAACACCTTATATCAAACTTTTGACGCAAATGTTTGGTGATCGGATGATGATTTCAAATGCGACAGGTTGCTCATCAATTTATGGAGGAACGCAAGCGACGCCTTATACCACAAATGATGAGGGACAAGGACCCGCTTGGTCAAATTCACTTTTTGAAGATAATGCTGAATACGGTTATGGGATGCATATGGCATCAGTAACTCGCCGCCAAAAACTTGCTGATGAAGTTCTGTCAGTACTGACAGAAATGTCAGAGGACTTACAACTCCTTGCTAAAGATTGGGCAACGCATCTTTTTGATAGTGAAGGAACCAGAGCGCGTGCTGAGAAGTTCAAGGCACTGCTCAAAGAAGAACTGACGGCTTTAGTGGACCAAGAAAAAACAGATGAAGTCGCTGATAGAAAGCTGTCAGTATTAAATGCAATCTATAAGCAAAAAGATCAATTTGTCAAACCGACCCAATGGATTTTCGGTGGCGATGGTTGGGCTTATGATATCGGATTTGGAGGTTTAGACCATGTCATTGCCTCAGGTGCTGATGTAAATATTCTCGTGATGGATAATGAAGTCTATGCCAATACAGGCGGACAAGTTTCAAAAGCTACACCAGCTTCTGCTATTGCTCAATTTGCTGCAGGAGGTAAAGGTGGAGCGAAGAAAGACTTAGGTGCTATGGCGATGACTTATGACGATGTGTATGTCGCTCAAATTGCTTCAGGAGCGAATATGATGCAAACCATTAAAGCATTTGATGAGGCAGAAAAGCATAAAGGACCAAGCCTTATCATTGCGTATACACCATGTATCAGTCACGGTGTGTACGAAGGAATGCACATGGTACTCGACGAAGCTGAGCACGCTGTAAAAAGTGGCTATTGGCAACTTTACCGCTATAATCCAGAACTTGAATCAAAAGGAAAAAATCCAATGACTCTTGACTTCAAGAAGCCAGATTTTTCAGAAGTACGTGGATTTTTACTCAAACAATCTCGTTTTGGAAATCTTTTAAAAATTAACAAAGCGCACGCAGAAGCCTTGTATGATAAAGCAACTACAGACTCAAGAAAACGATTTATTCGTTACGCACGTTTATCAGGAGATTTAGAAAAATTCTTAGAGCGTGAAGCAAAAGCAAAAGGTGAAACAGTAGAAATCAATCAAAAACCTAGAAGAGAACGAACAATCGATCCCGAACGTGAGGCCAGACGTGCAGCAAGAAAAGCTCAAAAGCTTGCAGATAAGAACAAATAG
- a CDS encoding YbbR-like domain-containing protein, whose amino-acid sequence MGNKFFTSKIFYILTSVFFAIVLFFNANATSIRNQGTNQSGEVYTATINSVPVELKYDTNKYFVSGYNSSATVHLSGYNRISITNEENPDTRNFFLSIDLTSVKSGKVDVPVRIEQLPGGVNASIEPKTMNVTVEKRASREFEVTPKVDSTQIPTGFSIDTIDLSDEKVNVIAGEEGIKKIHAIEAALPSDVNLTDNYSGTVTLHAVDSTGKILPAQITPSTVHIKVSVNKPSKQVPVKLKVTGTLDTTLSSMKTKLSDEKVTIYGEQSKLDEVSSVEANVSITGITKETKVSVPLQQSGISIRPRTIDVTLTPVKKK is encoded by the coding sequence ATGGGAAATAAATTTTTTACTTCAAAAATATTTTATATCTTGACTTCCGTGTTTTTTGCAATTGTTCTCTTCTTTAATGCCAATGCAACCTCTATCCGAAATCAAGGAACGAACCAATCAGGAGAGGTTTACACAGCTACAATTAATAGCGTACCAGTTGAGTTAAAATACGATACAAACAAATACTTTGTTAGTGGTTACAATAGTAGCGCAACGGTACATTTATCAGGTTACAATCGAATCTCGATTACCAATGAAGAAAATCCCGATACAAGAAATTTTTTCCTGAGTATTGATTTGACCAGTGTTAAATCTGGGAAAGTTGACGTTCCCGTACGAATCGAACAGCTTCCAGGCGGGGTCAATGCATCAATTGAACCAAAGACGATGAATGTAACGGTAGAAAAAAGAGCTTCTCGAGAATTCGAAGTGACTCCAAAAGTAGACTCAACACAGATTCCAACAGGATTTAGTATTGATACGATTGATTTGAGCGATGAAAAAGTCAACGTCATTGCTGGTGAAGAAGGCATCAAAAAAATTCACGCCATTGAAGCAGCTCTTCCTAGTGATGTGAATCTCACAGATAATTATTCAGGAACGGTTACTTTACATGCTGTAGATAGTACAGGCAAAATTCTTCCCGCACAAATCACACCTTCGACAGTTCACATCAAAGTGTCTGTAAACAAACCAAGTAAACAAGTGCCAGTTAAACTAAAAGTTACAGGCACACTTGATACAACACTCTCTAGCATGAAAACAAAACTATCTGATGAAAAAGTTACCATATATGGCGAGCAAAGTAAGTTAGATGAGGTGAGTAGTGTCGAAGCAAATGTAAGCATTACAGGGATAACTAAAGAAACAAAAGTTTCTGTACCATTGCAACAATCAGGTATAAGCATCCGTCCGCGAACAATAGATGTGACATTGACACCAGTTAAAAAGAAGTAA